Proteins from a genomic interval of Tautonia rosea:
- a CDS encoding DUF4058 family protein: MRPPFPGMDPWLEHPTIWPDVHNRLIAAIADVLVPMVDPRYFVGVESRMVLYPSPEDPRGARPDLAITRGQIDAPMPPPRGGGVAVAQEVEAEVEVVEVDLPVREEAIEETYLEIRDTRSHLLVTILEILSPSNKSSGRGREAYLARREEVLETQTNLVEIDLLRDGEVTPTTPSIRSHYRVLVSRSVGRPRARVFAWNLRTQLPDIPIPLLPGDAEPILPLNATLHDLIDRARFFRRLDYEKPPFPLLSGPDMAWVKAIVAPPLPS; the protein is encoded by the coding sequence ATGAGACCACCCTTTCCCGGCATGGACCCCTGGCTCGAACACCCGACCATCTGGCCGGACGTGCACAATCGCCTGATCGCCGCGATCGCCGATGTGCTCGTGCCGATGGTCGACCCCCGATATTTCGTCGGGGTCGAGAGCCGGATGGTCCTGTATCCTTCCCCCGAAGACCCGAGGGGCGCCCGGCCCGACCTGGCCATCACGAGGGGGCAGATCGACGCTCCCATGCCACCGCCCAGAGGGGGAGGGGTTGCGGTCGCGCAGGAGGTCGAGGCGGAAGTAGAGGTCGTCGAGGTCGATTTGCCCGTTCGGGAGGAGGCGATCGAGGAAACCTACCTGGAGATCCGGGACACGAGATCGCATCTACTGGTCACGATCCTCGAAATCCTGTCCCCGAGCAACAAATCAAGCGGCCGGGGGCGGGAAGCATACCTCGCCAGGCGGGAGGAGGTGCTGGAGACGCAGACGAACCTGGTCGAGATCGACCTGCTCCGGGACGGCGAGGTGACCCCCACAACCCCCTCGATCCGCAGCCATTACCGCGTCCTCGTCAGCCGGAGCGTCGGACGACCCCGGGCACGGGTCTTCGCCTGGAATCTCCGGACCCAGCTGCCGGACATTCCTATCCCCCTGCTCCCCGGCGACGCCGAGCCGATCCTCCCCCTCAACGCCACCCTGCACGACCTGATCGACCGTGCCCGGTTCTTCCGCAGGCTCGATTACGAGAAGCCCCCCTTCCCTCTCCTCTCGGGACCGGACATGGCCTGGGTGAAGGCGATCGTTGCCCCTCCTCTGCCCTCCTGA